Sequence from the Sandaracinaceae bacterium genome:
CTTCGGGGCGCCGAGCGGGGCGTCTCGGCCGTCCGCGTGGAAGTCGTCGTCGCTGAGAAAACCGGCCCCGCCCTGACCGTCGCGGATGTCGTGCTCGAAGTCCTGCACCTCGTCGAAGTTCGCCGACCAGTGGAGCGGCGCGGCGCCGGCTCGCCCCCGCAGCGAGATCGTGTCGCGCACGCCCTCGCCGCGCTGCGTGAAGTCCCAGCTCAGCCCGTCGCTCTCACCGTCCAGGTGACAGCTCGCGCACGAGAGGTAGCGCGTGCGGCTCATGCGCGGATCGCGGCTGCGGTAGAAGACGCGCTTGCCCTCCAGCACGTCGGGCGCGAGCGGCTCCACCGCGGTCGTCGAGATCTCGGCCGACAGCGCGGGCTCCCGCGACAGGTCGGACACGTCGTAGACGCGCACGGAGCGTGACAGGAAAGCGTGCACGAAGAGAGTGGCGCCGTCGTCGGAGAGCGCGAGCCCCTGCGGCGCCTCCCCCACGTCGTCGATGCTCGAGAGGGTGAAGAAGTCGAAGCCGTCCGCCACCACGACGGTCTGGGCCCCCTGCATCGCGAGGTAGAGCCGGTCGCCCAGGGGCGAGAAGACGCCGGCCGAGGCGCGGTCGAGGTCGTCGAACGAGTGGCGGAAGCTGTCGCGCGCCGGCTCGCTCGGCGCACCGATCAACACCTCGCCCAGCGCGGCGCGCGCGGTCGTCTGGCTCGTCAGATCCTCGCCCGTGCGGAAGCGGCCCGTCACGACGTTGGCCTTGAGGCTCGGGATCACCACGCGACCTCCGTCCGGGGTGGGGACCAGCGCGTCGAGGAAGCTGAGCACGCCGCTGTTGTCGGTGTCGCTGTCGAGGCCCTCCTGACGCGGCAGGAGCGTCTCGCCGGTGAGCGACAGCGCCGCAGGATCCGACGCGTCGACGGTGGTGACCCGCGCGCCCTCGAGCGTGGAGCGCCAGCGCGAGGTCACGAGCGTGCCCTCTCGGTTCATCGCCATGCCGCGCGGCTCGGGCCCCACCGCGATCCGGTCGCGCTCTCGCCCCTCGAGGTCGACGCTCACGACGAAGCCCGTGCGGAGCGCGACGAAGAAGCCGCCTCCGCGCGGGTCCGCGAGGACCGACCAGGGCTCGCTGCCCGCCTCGAAGTCCACCACCCTCCGCGCCTCGCCCTCGCGGCTCAACAGGTGCAGGGTCGCGTCCCCCTGGCAGGCCACGGCGAGCACGTCCCCGCTCACCGCGAGCGCGCGCGGTCGATCCCCCACCTCCACCTCTCGCTCGAGCGCGGGCGGCTCGACGCGGAACACGGCCACGCGGTCGGCGTCGGGGCTGACCACCCAGCCTCGGTCCCCTTCGACATGGATGGGGCTCGAGCGGGTAGGGCGCGGGTCCGAGGGCCGGAAGACGACCGTCACCGCGTGCGTCGCCTCCGCCCGCGCCGCGCCCCGCGTCACCGTCACGCCGATCACGCGCGCGCCGACGTGGTCCCAGGCGTGGCACGCCTCGTCGCCCTCGGCGGTGACTCCGTCGCCGAGCGTCCAGCGCGCCTCGCCCTCGCCCGCGTACCGCGCGCGGAAACACGCCCGCTCCCGCGCGAAGGGGTGGGTCGGTCCCTCGATGACGACGCGCAGCGGCGGCGCCGCGTCGGGCGTCGCGCTCGGGGCGGGATCGCACGCCGCGATCAGGACGGCGGCGCTCACGATGAGGAAGCGCCGCACGCGCCTCACTCCTCGCAGGCGACGGTGGTGAACGTCGCGCCGAACGTGGACGCCGTCGCGTTGCCGTTCAGATCCGTCACGCCCCCCGCCGGGACGGTCAGCGTGTACTCCGTGGCTGGCGACAACGGGTGCGTCGGCCACAGGTTGACCACGCCCTCTTGCCCCGAGAGGTGCGCCTGCACGACGCGCCCGCTCTCGGTCTCGCGGAGGAGCACCGAGCCGGCCCAGACGCTGTTCATCTCCACGAACTCGTCGAAGGTCAGCCCGATCCGGGTGCTCAGCGGCTGATCGACGGCGCCGTCGGTGGGCACCACCATGTTCACCGCCGGCCCGCGCGCGTCGACCGCCTCGAACATGGGCATGATCGCGCTCGCCTGTCCGGCCACCGCGTCGTCGTCCACGCTCACCAGCGCGACGTTCCCGAAGGGCGTGACCGTGTCGAGGTCCCCGGTCAGCTCGAAGCGGCGAAGGAGAACGGGCGCGCTCGGATCGCGCACGTCGATCGCCGCGCCGTAGTCGCTCAGCCCGACGTAGGCGACGCCCTCCTTGAGGTAGACATAGCCGCCGTCTCCGTCCGGGGCGTCGAAGTCACCGACGAAGGCCGGCGCGAACGGGTCGCGCACGTCGAAGATGGCCAGCCCTCCGCCGATGCCGATCCGCGGGTGGTAGGCGTAGCCGCCGCTGACGTGTCCGAAGTACGCGGGGAGGGGCACCGGGCGCTCGAGTCGGTCCTCGTCGCCGTTCGTGATGGTCCAGCGCCCGCCCGGCACGGGGCGCGGGCTCCTCGGGTCGCGCACGTCCACCACCGCGGCGACGCTGCCCTCGCTCGAGAACGCGTAGAGCCAGTTCCCGATCACGATCACCTGACCGACGCGGAAGAGCGGCTCGGGGAGCCACTGCGCGACGATCTCGGGCGAGGTGGGATCGCCCGCGTCGATGACGTAGATCCCGTTGTCGGACGCGCCGACGAAGAGATAGGGCGCCTGCCAGAAGACGCTCATCACCACGCGCATGTAGGAGTCCGGGTAGCGCACGCCCGGGAGCGCGAGATCGGTCACGAGCGCGGGGGCGGTCACGTCGGACGCGTCCCAGATCTGGATCCCCTGGAGGGACGCCACCGCGATCCATCGGCCTCCGATGCGCGAGAGCCCGGTGGAGTGCGTCTCGCGGATCTGCGCGTCCAGCACGTTGGCCACGAGCACGGGCGCGCAGGGCGTCGAGATGTCCCACACCGCGACGCCGCCCCGGCCCCGCTCGTGGGCCCACGGTCGCACGAGGTATCCGTCGAGGAAGAAGCCGGTGTTGTGGTGGTCCTCGTCGGTATCCCCCATCGGGAGGTACGCGCACGGTTCGCCCAGCTGGTCGGCCGAGAACACCGTCGCCGGGCCGCCCGGACCGCGGGGCGGATCGAAGGCGTCCGGCGCCGGCATCGGCCCGGCGTCGCCGACCAGGCCGCCGTCGCGCGCGAGGTCACAGCCCGTGACGGGCGGGCCCGCGTCCACGCCCGCGTCTCGACCCGCGTCTCCACCCGCGTCGGAGAGGCCGGCGTCTTCGACGGCCGCGTCGGGGGCGTCGCCGCTGCCATCGCAGGCGGCGAGGAGGGGAAGCAGCAGCCAGACGTAGCGCGGCACGCGGGGAGAGTAGCGAGTCGCGCCGCGCGGAACAGCGTTCAGAGGATGTTGGCCGCCAGCTCCGCGAGCTCCGAGCGCTCGCCCTTTCGGAGCGTGATGTGACCCGCGATGGTCTGGCCCCGCAGGCGGTTGACGGTGTGCACGAGGCCGTTGCTCGTCGCGTCCATGTAGGGGTTGTCGATCTGGTACGGGTCGCCCGTCAGGATGATCTTCGTGCCTTCACCCGCGCGCGAGACGATGGTCTTCACCTCGTGCGTGGTGAGGTTCTGCGCCTCGTCGACGATGAGGAACTGGTCCGGGATGGAGCGGCCGCGGATGTAGGTCAGCGGCTCCACCTCGAGCATGCCCAGGTGGAGCATCTCCTCGTAGCTGCGGCCGTTGCGGCGGTCCTCGCTGGTCAGGCCCATCAGGAGCTCGAGGTTGTCGAAGATGGGCTGCATCCAGGGCCGGAGCTTCTCCTCGATGTCGCCCGGGAGGTAGCCGATGTCGCGGCCCAGCGGGAAGATGGGGCGCGAGACGAGCACGCGCTGATAGACCTTCTCCTCGTGCGCCTTGTGGAGCGCGGCCGCGAGCGCGATGAGCGTCTTGCCGGTGCCCGCCTTGCCGACGATGGTGACCAGCTTGATCCGGTCGTCGAGCAGCAGGTTGAGCGCGAAGCTCTGCTCGCGGTTGCGCGCGCCGATGCCCCAGACGCGGTCGCGCTTGGTCGGCAGCTTCACCACGCGCTGGCCGTTCGGCTCCACGCGCCCCATCGCGCCGTGGCTGGGGTTGCCGCGATCGATGAGCTGCACGAACGCGTTGGGCTTGGCGTCCTCCGGCGGCGGCATCTCGCCTTCGCGGTAGAAGGCGTCCACCGTGTCGCCGTCGACCTCCACCTCGAACACGCCCGTGTAGAGCTCGTCGAGCCGGGTGCGGTCGTGCTCGTAGTCCGCCGCCACCAGGCCGAGGGCGTCCGCGCGGATGCGCAGGTTGACGTCCTTGCTCACCAGGATGGTGGGCTTCTCGGGGCCCTGGTCCTTGACGTCGAGCGCCACGGCGATGATGCGGGAGTCCACCTCGTGCCCGACGCTCGTCATCGCCGTCGGCAGCCGCCGCTCGCTGAACGCCACCCGGAGATGCCCGCCCTCGGGAAGGTCGACGCCCTCCGCGAGGTTCCCCTGGGCGCGCAGCTCGTCGAGCATGCGGCTGACCCCGCGCGCCGAGCGCCCCAGCTCGTTCATGTCGCGTTTGAACTTGTCGATCTCTTCGATGACGTAGATCGGCACGACGACGGCGTTGTCCTCGAACGCGTAGAGCGCGCCGGGGTCGTGGAGGAGGACGTTCGTGTCGAGGACGAAATTCTTTTGCACGCTGCTCCCCGGGCACCGGGCTCGGCCTTCGGCAGGTCGCGCCTCGGGTGCCAGCTGTTCATGGGGTGACGCGGCAGGTGGCCTGGCCGCCCCGAAAGCTAGCGTCCACATGCTTCGTACGCGAATGCAAGCAAAGGCGTTCGCCTCCGCACACGGCTCCCGCGCCGCCGGCCGGGGGGCAGGCGTCCAACGCAGCGGGATGGTTGGCGAAAAATGGCGTCGAACCGGGCTGGGGCGCCGAGCCCGAGGCGGGTTAGGGTGAGATCGTGAGGTGTCTGCTCGCGCTGAGCATCGTGGCCCTCTCGGGCTGTGGGTCGGCCGGGGAGGCGTCCGACCGGGGTGCGCCCGCGCCGCCTCCCGCGCTCCCCGAGAGCGCCCCGGCGCGCCCCATCGCCCCTGACCCCGAGCCTGCGCTCCAGCCGCCGGGGCTCGCGATCCGGATCCCCGTGGCGCTCGAGCGCGAGATCGACGCCGCCGTCTGGCGGACCGTGGACGCGGGCGGCGCCCCTGGCGCGGTGGTGGTCATCGGGCGCGCGGACGGAGTCCTCTTCCAGCGCGCCTACGGTCGGCGCGCCCTCGAGCCCACGCCCCAGCCGATGACGCTCGACACGGTCTTCGACCTCGCCTCGCTCACCAAGGCGGTCGCCACCGCCAGCTCCATCTGGACGCTGTTCGAGCGCGGGCGGCTGTCGCTCGACACGCCGGTCGTCGAGCACGTCCCCGGGGTCGATCCCCGCGTCACGGTGCGGCACCTGCTCCTGCACACCTCCGGGCTTCCGGCGGTGAACCCGCTCCGCGACTACGAGGGCACCCGCGAGGAGGCGATCGCGGCCATCGCGGGGCTGCCGCTCGAGCACCCGCCGGGCGCGCGCGTCCGCTACAGCGACCTCGGCTACGTGCTGCTCGGCGAGGTCGTCGCCGCGGTGAGCGGGCGGGCCCTCGACGAGTACGCGCGCGAGGCGGTCTTCGAGCCGATGGGCATGGCGGAGACGCGCTTCTCGCCGCCCGAGGCGTGGCGCGCCCGGATCGCCCCGACCGAGCGGGCCGAGCGTCGAGGCGGCGTGCTGATCCACGGCGTCGTGCACGACCCGCGCGCGTGGCGTCTGGGCGGTGTCTCCGGGAACGCGGGGCTCTTCTCCACCGCGGCGGATCTCACCCGGTTCGCGCGGGGGCTGCTCGGCGGCGAGCACGTCCTGTCGCCGGAGAGCCTCTCCGCGATGACCGAGCCGCATCGCCTCCCCGGCGGGGCCCGCGCGCTCGGCTGGGATGTCGGCCGCGCAGGGTTGAGCGCCCGCGCCTACGGTCACGGCGGCTACACCGGCACGTCGCTCTGGATGGATCCGGAGCGAGACGTCTTCGTGCTGCTGCTCTCCAACCGCGTCCACCCCGACGGCGAAGGCGACGTGCAGCCGCTGGTGCGCGCGCTCGGCCCGCTCGCCGCGCGCGCGGCGGACGAAGCGCTGCCCACGCCCGCCGCGGTGCTCCCCGGGATCGACGTGCTGGAGCGCGAGGGCTTCGCGCGGCTCGCCGGCGCGCGGATCGCGCTGTTGACCCACGACGCGGCGCGGGCGCGCGACGGCCGCCGCACCCTCGACGTGCTGCGCGCGTCGCCGGTCGACGTGGTGCGCGTGTGGGCGCCCGAGCACGGGCTGGACGTCGATCGGGAGGGGCACGTGGCCGACGGCGTCGATCGGCGCACGGGGCTCCCCGTGCACGGCCTCTTCGGGCGCACCCGAGCCCCCACCGACGCGATGCTCGAGGGCGCGGACGCCATCGTGGTCGACCTCCAGGACGTCGGCGTGCGGTTCTACACCTACGCGTCCACCGTGCGGCGCGTGCTCGAGGTCGCGAAGGAGCGGGACCTGCGCGTCGTGATCCTCGACCGCCCCGATCCCCTCGGCGGCGGCCCGCCCGCCGGCCCGGTCTCCGAGGAGGCCCTCGCGTCCTTCGTCAACCACCACCCGCTCCCCACCGTGCACGGCATGACGCTGGGCGAGCTGGCGACGCTCCTGAACGCGGAGCGAGACATCGACGCGGACCTCGAGGTCGTCGAGCTGCGGGGCTGGTCCCGCGCGCCGTGGTCGGAGACCGGGCTTCGCTGGGTGCCTCCCTCGCCGAACCTGCGCACGCCCGAACAGGTCCGGCTCTACCCCGCGCTCGCGCTGCTCGAGCCGACCAACGTCAGCGTCGGCCGGGGCACGGACACGCCCTTCGAGGTCGTCGGCGCCCCGTGGATCGACGCGCGCCTCGCCGAGACCGAGATCCCCGGCGTGGCGCTCGAGGTCGCGTCGTTCCGGCCCCGCTCGAGCCGTCACCGAGGCGTGCGATGCCACGGGGTGCGCGTCCGCGTGGTGGAGCCCGCCCGGTACGATCCGGTGCGCACCGGGCTCGCCCTCGCGCGCGCGC
This genomic interval carries:
- a CDS encoding DUF1343 domain-containing protein; this translates as MRCLLALSIVALSGCGSAGEASDRGAPAPPPALPESAPARPIAPDPEPALQPPGLAIRIPVALEREIDAAVWRTVDAGGAPGAVVVIGRADGVLFQRAYGRRALEPTPQPMTLDTVFDLASLTKAVATASSIWTLFERGRLSLDTPVVEHVPGVDPRVTVRHLLLHTSGLPAVNPLRDYEGTREEAIAAIAGLPLEHPPGARVRYSDLGYVLLGEVVAAVSGRALDEYAREAVFEPMGMAETRFSPPEAWRARIAPTERAERRGGVLIHGVVHDPRAWRLGGVSGNAGLFSTAADLTRFARGLLGGEHVLSPESLSAMTEPHRLPGGARALGWDVGRAGLSARAYGHGGYTGTSLWMDPERDVFVLLLSNRVHPDGEGDVQPLVRALGPLAARAADEALPTPAAVLPGIDVLEREGFARLAGARIALLTHDAARARDGRRTLDVLRASPVDVVRVWAPEHGLDVDREGHVADGVDRRTGLPVHGLFGRTRAPTDAMLEGADAIVVDLQDVGVRFYTYASTVRRVLEVAKERDLRVVILDRPDPLGGGPPAGPVSEEALASFVNHHPLPTVHGMTLGELATLLNAERDIDADLEVVELRGWSRAPWSETGLRWVPPSPNLRTPEQVRLYPALALLEPTNVSVGRGTDTPFEVVGAPWIDARLAETEIPGVALEVASFRPRSSRHRGVRCHGVRVRVVEPARYDPVRTGLALARALHTLYPERWETERLARLVGHRGIVEGLLEGVTLDALEAGWRPDLQRFGEVRARYLRYARHSRAAARDGR
- a CDS encoding Ig-like domain-containing protein, with amino-acid sequence MPRYVWLLLPLLAACDGSGDAPDAAVEDAGLSDAGGDAGRDAGVDAGPPVTGCDLARDGGLVGDAGPMPAPDAFDPPRGPGGPATVFSADQLGEPCAYLPMGDTDEDHHNTGFFLDGYLVRPWAHERGRGGVAVWDISTPCAPVLVANVLDAQIRETHSTGLSRIGGRWIAVASLQGIQIWDASDVTAPALVTDLALPGVRYPDSYMRVVMSVFWQAPYLFVGASDNGIYVIDAGDPTSPEIVAQWLPEPLFRVGQVIVIGNWLYAFSSEGSVAAVVDVRDPRSPRPVPGGRWTITNGDEDRLERPVPLPAYFGHVSGGYAYHPRIGIGGGLAIFDVRDPFAPAFVGDFDAPDGDGGYVYLKEGVAYVGLSDYGAAIDVRDPSAPVLLRRFELTGDLDTVTPFGNVALVSVDDDAVAGQASAIMPMFEAVDARGPAVNMVVPTDGAVDQPLSTRIGLTFDEFVEMNSVWAGSVLLRETESGRVVQAHLSGQEGVVNLWPTHPLSPATEYTLTVPAGGVTDLNGNATASTFGATFTTVACEE
- a CDS encoding PhoH family protein; translation: MQKNFVLDTNVLLHDPGALYAFEDNAVVVPIYVIEEIDKFKRDMNELGRSARGVSRMLDELRAQGNLAEGVDLPEGGHLRVAFSERRLPTAMTSVGHEVDSRIIAVALDVKDQGPEKPTILVSKDVNLRIRADALGLVAADYEHDRTRLDELYTGVFEVEVDGDTVDAFYREGEMPPPEDAKPNAFVQLIDRGNPSHGAMGRVEPNGQRVVKLPTKRDRVWGIGARNREQSFALNLLLDDRIKLVTIVGKAGTGKTLIALAAALHKAHEEKVYQRVLVSRPIFPLGRDIGYLPGDIEEKLRPWMQPIFDNLELLMGLTSEDRRNGRSYEEMLHLGMLEVEPLTYIRGRSIPDQFLIVDEAQNLTTHEVKTIVSRAGEGTKIILTGDPYQIDNPYMDATSNGLVHTVNRLRGQTIAGHITLRKGERSELAELAANIL